AAAGGTCGTTCCCGCTGTTCAGCGGAAACGACCTCGGACCGTGTAAACACCGGTCGAGACGACCAACCTGCACCCCGTCGCCCCCCAGTCGAGCGATCCCTAATTACTTCCCGCCCGAAGGGCCGGGAGAGAATTGGCGACCACGAGCCGCAGCGTCAGGACTCCTGCTTCACCGAGCTGCATGTTTCATCTCCTCGCGATCGTCCTGCCGGTCACTGATCCCGGCACAATCCAGGATACTCCGCACCATGCGAATACGAGAACATTTTGCCCCGGACAATGATGCCTCCCCTCCGGCGAATGACGTGTCACCAAAAGTTTCGAGCGGGCGCGCCGCTAGGCTGACCCAGCACAGTTCGACCCGCCCCCTGTGGGTACTGCACCCCTCCCCACAGCCGCACGGACAAGGCTCAAGGCCGTGGTCGCCCAGAGCGCGGGCCCCGCCTCCAGGGAATGAGCAGCGACATGCATGCCGAACGGGACGACCCTTCTCCGGCGGACTCCTACGACGTGGACCGGGCCGTACAGCACGCCCTGGACCGCCTCACCGTGCTGGCCAACGCCAGCAACGCGCTGGCCAGCACGCTGGACCTGGCGACGGGGCTGCGCCGCTTGTGCCGCACCCTGGTGCCCGCCCTGGCCGACTGGTGCGCGGTCGACCTCCTCGACGAAAACGGTCGGCTACGGCGACTGGTGGTCGAACACCGTGACCCCGGCCAACTGCCACCCGGCCTCTTCGAAGCCCAACTGCCGACCATTCCGGACGGCTCACCCGCCGCCGTGGCCCGGGCCCTGCGCGGTGCCGGCCCGCTGCTCATCACCGACTTCCCGCCACCCGACCATGCCGGCGACCCACTGCACGCCGTCGAACTGGAACTCTTCGCCCACCTGGGCGCCACCACCGCCGCCGTCGCACCGCTTACGGCCCGCCGCCAGGTGCTCGGAGCTCTGACCCTGGCACGCACCGGCGAGGACGCGCGCCTGGACGAGGACAGCCTGGCGCTGATCGAGGATCTCGCCCACAGGGTGGCACTCGCCGTGGACAGTGCTCAGCTGCACGCCCAGGTCCAGCACACCGCCGAGCGACTGCAACGCGCCCTGCTGCCCGAACTGCCCAACACCGGAGCTCTGCAACTGGCCGCCCGCTACCAGCCCTCCCGCGCAACCGCCGAGGTCGGTGGGGACTGGTACGACGCCTTCACCCTCCCCGAGGGCGCCACCGCCCTGATCATCGGAGACGTCGCGGGACACGACCTGCGGGCCGCGGTCGCCATGAGCCAGATGCGCAACATGCTGCGCGGCATCGCCTGCGACCGCAAGGAGCCACCGGGCAAGATCCTGGGCCGTCTCGACGCGGCCAACTGGATCCTCTACCCGGACCAGACCCTGACCTGCATCTACGCGCTGGTGGAAAAGCCGGAGCCGCACGGGTCGTGGAGGCTGCACTACGCCGTCGCCGGCCACCCCGCTCCACTGCTGATCACCCATGAGGGCGACACCCGCTTCCTCGACGACGGGCGCAGTCTGCTGCTCGGTGTCGACCCCGCCCGCACCCGCCCCGACGCCGTCGAACGGCTGCCTCAGCGGTCCACGGTCCTGCTGTACACCGACGGCCTGATCGAACGCCGTGGCGAGGACCTCGACCGCGGACTGGCACGACTGCGGCAACACGCAGCCACGCTGGCCCGCGAACCCCTCGACGTCTTCTGCGACGAGCTCCTCACCGGCCTCGCCGCGGACGGTACGGACGACGTCGCCCTACTCGCCGTGCGCATCCCCCCTGCGGGTACTGGACCCGCCACCACCACCACCGCCGAGTGAGAACGCCCGGTTCACCGCCGGGACGGCGCCCGAGCGACATGCTCAACCGCCCAGGCCGCCCGGCGGGTGCGGCACCGGCCGCACCCCGGCGGAGCCGGCAGTCCGGGGCCCACCCGGCCCAACCCCCACGGTGCGGCCGAGCAACCCGGCGGGTTCGAGGCCCCAGGCGGCTCAGCCCCGGGGCACCGGCACCGCGGGGAACCCGCGTCAGACGTCGGAGTAGCTGAGGTCCCCGACCGTCCAACTGCTGACGTCCTCGATGGCGATGCGGTACATACCGCCGGAATGGGGAAGCGCGAAGTCGCCTTGAAGGATCCTCGCCCGGTGAAGATGCAGATGCGTGGGCCGTTCCGGTTGGCCGGTCGGGGGCCGGGTGAAGAGGGCCGCGAACGGCTTCAAGTGCTCCGAGGCCTCAAGGACCTCCGCCACCCGCTCCCACCACAGGGCCACCGGCGCGAGCCTGCCGGTGATCACCGCTCCAGGGACCACCACGGTCAACGACATCTGGTTGCTGTGCTCGGACTCCACCATCGCGGCGATGTC
The sequence above is drawn from the Kitasatospora sp. NBC_00315 genome and encodes:
- a CDS encoding PP2C family protein-serine/threonine phosphatase, encoding MHAERDDPSPADSYDVDRAVQHALDRLTVLANASNALASTLDLATGLRRLCRTLVPALADWCAVDLLDENGRLRRLVVEHRDPGQLPPGLFEAQLPTIPDGSPAAVARALRGAGPLLITDFPPPDHAGDPLHAVELELFAHLGATTAAVAPLTARRQVLGALTLARTGEDARLDEDSLALIEDLAHRVALAVDSAQLHAQVQHTAERLQRALLPELPNTGALQLAARYQPSRATAEVGGDWYDAFTLPEGATALIIGDVAGHDLRAAVAMSQMRNMLRGIACDRKEPPGKILGRLDAANWILYPDQTLTCIYALVEKPEPHGSWRLHYAVAGHPAPLLITHEGDTRFLDDGRSLLLGVDPARTRPDAVERLPQRSTVLLYTDGLIERRGEDLDRGLARLRQHAATLAREPLDVFCDELLTGLAADGTDDVALLAVRIPPAGTGPATTTTAE